The bacterium genome includes the window CTTGCACTCTTTGTCTCGTCGCTAATCTAGCAGCTTCATCCAGGGATATTTCTCCCTGCAAAGGGTCATAACCATAATAAGCCACTGATGGCAAGTCAAGAAAACGGCTTAGCGTGTGCCGCCAATTATCTAACTCAATTTCGTAAATCTTACGATGATCATTATTAGTAATATTTGACGATAAATCATTTACTCGTTTTAAAATCCTAGCCGCGCCATTCCATATCGCCCTATCGTACGGAGAATCAGATAGCATCTTATCCACTTTTTCGACCGCGGAAACGCACTCTTCAAGGTAAAACTTTGATTTTGAATACCCCCGCTCGTACACAAACACACCAATAGCCAAACTCACGGCGGCAATAGTGCCAAGCGAAGAAGCGATTCCGGCTAATTCTTTATCTTTAGAAAAAAATAAAGACCAGAGGGCAAGAAGCGTTAGAAGTACTGCAAAAACCATGAACAACCAATAAAATGATAAACGCTGCCTTAGGGCCATACTATTTCCCTCCTATTTTTCATCTCCCACTACTCCCACCCTCTAGCGCATCGAATACCCGCATTATACCCTCCTCGATTTCAAAAAAAAGCATAGTCCTACACACAGCGATTATTACGTTTGTGTATGTCTTGGACCTCCTCCCCGTCATCTGAAACCTACCCCTGATACCGGCCTTCCCATAAAATTTTCCGATGTTTTTGCCTTGGGAGTCTTGACATAGTTTTGCCCGGAACTATGCTTTGAAGCGTAGGGGAGATTTGAGTGAGAACCCCGTTAAAACTGACCTCGGGAAAGGATGGTGATCGCCATGAGGAAAGTTCTCGACAAGAAGACGCTGAAAAAGGAGGCCGAGTTCTGGTCGGCCGTCAAGAAAGCGGTCTCGGCTGCGCCTGTGAGGCTATGCCGCAACTGAAAGGGCTGAAAAGGCTGAGTTGCCGGTCCGGCAACAAGACAAGCGTATTGAGGAGGCGGGCACGACGGCCCGCCTCTTCTTGATTTTAATTACCTTTTCATGAAGACCCGCCTCCCGGCGGGGTTGGCGGCTATGGACGTTTCCGGTTCCACCGATCAGGAGTTTTTAATCCAGTGGCACCTGACGGAGCGCTGCAACCTGCGTTGCCTGCACTGCTACCAGTCGGCGGACACCTTTCGCGAGCTTTCGCTGGGCGAGATTACGGAAACGGCGGCGGAGATTCGCGAGATGCTGGCGGCCTGGGAAGACGCTTACGGAATCGGCTTTTCCAAAAGCTATACCATCACCGGCGGCGAGCCTTTTTTGCGCGCCGACCTCTTCGAGGTTCTGGAGACGGCGGGAAGCGCGGGTTTCGGCATTTTTCTCCTCTCCAACGGCATCCTCATAAAGGATAGGGAGGCGTGGCGGCTGGCGGAGCTGGGCGTGGAGGGCGTTCAGATCAGCCTGGAGGGGCCGGGGCTCATTCATGACCGGATACGCGGTTACGGCAGCTTCGAGGCCGCGCTTCGGGGCGTGCGGTCGCTCATCGAGGCCTCGGTGCCGGTGAATCTTAACGTGACTCTCTCCTCCGTTAACGCCGACTATACAGACGAGCTTGTCTCCATCGCGGGCAATCTCGGGGCAAGGCGGATAAGTTTTTCGCGGCTGGTGCCCTGCGGGCGCGGCTCGGCGCTGGCGGCCGAGGTGCTCGAACCGCAGAGGGTCAGGGATATCTACGAGGATTTGTTCAGTCTGAGGATTCCAGGACTGGAGATCGGAAGCGGCGACCCGATAGCCTCGCAGCTTCGCGCAAACGGCGCGGCGGCGGGGGGCTGCACAGCCGCGGGTGGTTGCGCCGCGGGCGTCTCCGGGCTGACGATAATGGCCGACGGCGGCGTAAGCCCCTGCCGGAGGCTCGGCCTGACCATCGGGAACGTGCTGACCGATTCGCTACGGGAACTCTGGGCCTCCTCTCCCGTTCTCGAAGCGCTCCGCGACAAGACACGCTACACCGGCCGCTGCGGGGAGTGCGACCGCTGGGCGGATTGCCGCGGTTGCCGCGCCGTCGCCTACGCCCACGCCCTTTCCTTGGGGTCGGACGACTATCTCGGCGACGACCCCCAGTGTTTTTTCAGATGAGGGAAACCGCCGTCGGCAAGACCAGGCTCGTCTTCGTGCGGGGCGACATAACCCGCCAGGCCGTTGACGCCATCGTCAACGCCGCCAACTCCACCCTCATGGGCGGCGGCGGGGTTGACGGAGCGATACACCGCGCCGGAGGGCCGAAAATCCTCGAAGAGTGCCGGAAGGTAATCGCGCGCATCGGAAGCCTTTCCCCCGGCAGGGCGGTGGCGACCACGGCGGGAAACCTGCCCGCGAAGAGGGTAATTCACACCGTCGGCCCCGTCTGGCGCGGGGGCAACGGCGGCGAAGCGGAAACGCTGGCCAGCGCCTACACCGAAAGCCTCCGGCGCGTCCACGAGGAAGGGCTCCGCACCGTCGCCTTCCCCTCCATCTCCACCGGCGCTTACGGCTACCCCGTCGAAAAAGCCGCCAAAACCGCCATCGAAACCGTCACCTCCTACGTCAAAGCCCACCCCGAAGCCTTCGACGAGGTGCGTTTCGTACTCTTCTCGGAAAGGGATCTGGAGGTGTACGATAGTCATGTAAGGGCTGGGGGATACGCTCAATAACCGTTTCGCTCGCACATTTCAGAAGAATTAGCGGACGTCCTTTACAATGCTAAACGTTTACGATGTCAGGCAACATTTGGAATAGCGGCTTCCATATTCCAATCCTTATGCTTATTCATTGAATTTATTGAACCAATAAGAAAGCCTAAACAGCTCTAATACAGCGGCTAAACCAGTGAATACCGAATATACAAAAATTGTAAAACCGGACCAAGCCAAAGGCCCGGAATAAATATTTAGACCTTTGCCAATTACAGCATAGATAACAGCCATAATTTGCATCATTATGAAATGAGCAAAGGCAGCATTTACTTGAATAAATGGCGAAGGGCCCTTAGCACTATCGCCGGATATAGCTTTTTGAAAAGATTCGTTCCCAAATGCGAGCATTATTGCGTATCCGGCTAAAGTAAAACCTAACATATTAGGAATAACACTTAAGGTTAGGCTATGCCAAGTCCCTTGTTCTTTTGTGTTCCAAAAGGGCCAAATACAGGAGGATAAAATAACTGCAAAATGCAGATACGGCGACCTAACTAGTGCTAAAAATCCGCCATAAACTTCCCAGTGCCGCCTTGCAATCTCTCTAGCGGCTTTGTATGGCTTAACCCATGATTTTAAGCACTCTAACATTAAGAGCTCAGATTCTGGTTAGTTGCCTCAAAAAACGAGAGGCCATATCCTGAAAAAAAGAAAAGGTGGTTTGAATATTTGGATCGTACTCATCAGTCATTGTTCTGGGATGGTCTTGAGTAGACTCCACAACCTTTTCATCATTCCTCCCGTATCCAGTTGCCATTATCAATCCATTTGAACTTGCCACACGCATTAACTTTTTCATCTCTTCGTCCGGCAACAGACTTTCCCCCTTTTGGCCGCTCCAATTCTCTTGTAGTTTTCGAGCTTTTATTCTGTCAAAACGTCGAAAAACCTCCGCTTCATCATCCTCATCAAGAACATCACCCGGATTGGGTTTTGTAATACCTATTTCAATCTTTCTTAAAGTTGGAATCTGCAGAATAATGTCAATTGCCTCAATTGATGTCTCCATCTCTATATCAACATTGCCAAATCTCCCAACTATACTTTTCCGATTGAAAAGGGCAGTCATAAGTTTAAGCATCATCCCAGGAGACATTTCATTGATTTCGTAAATCATTCTATGCTGCTTAGGGAAAAAAGCATAGTAAGATTCTCTTAAATTTGGCTTGAGATTATCTGCAACGGGTTTTACTATTGCTCCGTTTTCATCTTTTTCCGGTTTCCTTGTATCTGTGTTGAGCCAAGCTTTATCAGGATCAATATTTAAAAATTTATAAACTCTTCCTATATAGAAATCATTTCCGTTGCGGTTCATTGTTTGCAGGGTGCCTATCATCCCCCAATCAGATCCCCTAATCTTTATGCCTTTTTTGGTTTTATTAAACATCATCATGAACAAATCCAAATACCTCTGCTCAGAGTGCGGCTGTGTTTTGATGTTTAAAGCGCCAATTCGCAAGATTTTCTTTCTAGCCATAATACAAAACCCTCCCAAAAAGGTTTAAAACCACTCAAAACTTTGCAGTTGTCTTGAGGTTCATATTGCCTCTCGCGGTATTATACTTTAATCAAAAATCTACCATACCACCAAAATGGCCCTCTTTAAACTAATATTGGCACAAGATAAAAAATTTACCGCACTGCTGGAGAGGAAATCGATTTTGCTAACCATTCACGAGCTTCTGAGCAAAATCCGGTGGGACGAGGATTTCGGGCGGGCGAAGTTCGAGCTGGGCTATTGGGACCGCGTGGAGGGAAGGGTCGTGAGGGCGCCGTTTACCTCTTTCGAGTTCGAGCCGGAGAGTTCGTCTTTTACCTTCTTCGACGAGGAGGGTCGCCGCCGGAGCGCGCCGCTTCACCGGGTGAGGTGCGTTTGGCGCAACAGTGAACTCATCTGGAGCCGCAAGTGCCGTCCCTGATCATCCGGCGCATCCTTTCCGCCCCCGGCGTCGTCATATCCTCGCTTAAGGGCTCGCCGTAGCGCTGCTACCTCGCCCTCTCGCTACGGGATTCCTCGCCGAGAACGGAAAACCGCGCCGGTAAGCTCTTTCGGCGAAGGCGTTTTTCAGCGATTCTTTACCGGAACCCCGAGGATTTTCAGCGGCCCGGCGGCCCCCAGCATCTCTTCGTAGAGCGGCATCGGGTCGTGTTCGTAGCGCTTGGAGAAGTGGAAGGGGGCGAGCCGCTTTACCCCGGCGGCGCGGGCGATTTCGACGGCCCCGAGGGTGGTGAGATGCTGGGTGGCGCGGGCTTTCCCGCTGTCTTTCGCCAGAAAACCGGCTTCGCAGAAGAAGGTGTGAGCCCCCTCGGCCAGCGCGATCAGTTTTTCGCGGTTCTCCGGGGTGTCGGCGACGTCGGTGGCGTAGGCCAGCTTGTTTCCCGGCCGCACCAGAACAAGCTCTTCGGCAAGCTCTCCAGCGGTTCTGACTACCCCGTCGGGCAGCGTTATCCCCGCATCCAGAGTTCCGGCGACGATGCATTTTTTCAGCTTTCCCAGCCACGGGCCGGGAGCCAGCCCGAGTCCGGCGAGCTTTTCTTTTCTGACGTTTATCTCGCGGCTTGACTGGAAGGCGTAGGCGACCGAGGGGGTGTGGTGGTCGCAGACTACGGCGCGGACGGTGAAATTTTCCTCCGCGAGGATTGCGCCGCCGGTGACAGGCATATCCTCCAGCTCCACCCTCGCCTTGCCGGGCTTGAGACGCGCCCGCCTCAACCTTAAGTTGTCCAGCTCGCAGACCTCGAAGACCGGGCCGTTCTCCTCTATCCGGTCCCAGGTGACGCCGCCGATAAACCCTTCTATCCGCTTTATCGTTTCCGCCGGGCCGAAGACTTTGCAAGTCTCAAGGTGGCCTATCCGCGAGCGCAGAAACCACAAAAACCCGCCGATGTGGTCGATGTGCGCGTGGCTAAGAAAGACCGCGCTCACCTGATGCGCCGCCCTCGCCGCCAGCCTCGCGGTGTCGCCGAGATCGAAAAGAAGGCTCTGCTTTTGGTAGCGCAGCCGCACGTGGAGGAGCGGGTCGCCGAAGACGCCGCCCACCAGGGTGGCGAAGGCTCCCCCCACCTTGCTTGCGACCGGCGCGGACCGCCCGCCGCCCTGCGGTTCTCCAAATCTCAGAGTCATATTTTCTCCGGGGCGACGTTGCCCGGCATTGAATCCATTGTAAAACTCACCGTGCCCATGCCGATAAGTTTACCAAGGCGGCGGGATTTTGCCGGACACGGGATGGCGGCGTTCCAATGGCCGGTTTAAATTCGGGTTAAATGGTGTATAATTTTTAAAAGACGCTCACCTTTGAAAGCGGATCATGGTGGAAATAGCTGAAACCGGTCTGAAAAAAGAAGCTGTGCAGGAGTCGGCGTCGCAAACCGCTCAGGGGCTCTCCGTACGGGCCGTGTTCAGCTGCACCCTTTTCATGCTCTTCATCAACTGGCCGCTGCTCTCGCTGGTCTTCGAGGCCCCTCCCCGGTACGCCTACCTCATACTCTTCTGCTACTGGTTTCTGGCCATTGTCCTGACTCTTCTGGTAGTGCGCTTCCAGATAGCGCGAAACGGCCTCCACAATGACAAGGGCGGCGAAACCCCATGATCTCCCCCTGGATTCTGGGGTTCTTCGCCCTGGCGTATATCGGGATCCTGTTCGGCGTGGCGCTCTGGGCCGAGGCGCGCGCGGCGCAGGGCCGCAACGTAGTCAACAATCCCTGGGTCTACTCCCTGACCTTCGCCGTCTACTGCACCTCGTGGACCTACTACGGCAGCGTCGGGGCGGCGGCCAACAGCGGCTATCTTTTTCTGGCCATCTACTTCGGGCCGATGGCCTGCGTCTTTTTGTGGTGGAACATCCTGCGCAAGATGGTGAGGATCAAAAACCGCCATCACATCACCAGCATCGCCGATTTCATCTCCGCCCGGTACGACCGCTCCCAGAACGTGGCGGCAATCGCGACCCTTATCGTCGTCGCGGGCATCACTCCCTACATCGCCCTCCAGCTTAAGTCCCTTTTCACCGCCTTTAGGATTCTCGCCGGGCCGGGCGACATGATGAGGGACAATTACGTCGCAATCGCAGTCGTCGTCCTCTTGTCAATGTTCACCATAATCTTCGGAGCGAGAAGACTCGACCCCACCGAGCGCCACAGCGGAATGGTCGCCGCGCTGGCCGTAGAGTGCGTAATCAAACTCGTGGCTTTTCTGGCGGTGGGTCTCTTCGTCACTTACGGTCTCTTTGACGGCTTCGGTGACCTCTTCGACAGAATAAGCCAGACGCCGCTTCAAAACCTGCAGGAAGAGGCCACGAAGGGGTCCAACTACCTTATCTGGACCACCTACACTTTTCTGGCGATGTCCGCCATCCTCCTTCTTCCCCGCCAGTTTCACGTGGCGGTTGTGGAAAACTCCAGCGAGAAACACCTCCTCACCTCGATGTGGCTCTTCCCCCTCTACCTTTTTCTGATAAACATCTTCGTTCTTCCGATTGCGATCGCGGGGCTTTCCCTCGGCATGGGCCCGGAGCAGGCGGATACTTACGTGCTCCGCATCCCGCTTGAGCTCGGCAGCTCGTGGCTCGCCATTTTCGTCTTTCTGGGAGGGTTTTCGGCGGCTACCGGCATGGTCATCGTGGAAACGATGACCATCGCGACGATGATAACAAACCACTGGCTGGTTCCCCTCTCCAACGCCATCAAGCCGCTTAACTTCCTGCGCAGAAACCTTCTCAAGTGCCGCTGGGTCGCCATCGTCGCCACTCTGGGGCTGGGATACCTCTTCGAGCGGACCGTCGGCGAGACCTACATGCTGGTCAACATCGGCATCCTCTCCTTCGCCGCGGTGCTCCAGTTCGCTCCGGCGGTCATCGGAGGGCTTTACTGGCGGTCGGGCAACCGGCTCGGCGCTCTTCTCGGCCTTTGGGGCGGCTTCATAATGTGGGCCTACACCCTTTTGCTGCCCGCCTTCGTCCGCAGCGGCTGGTTCTCCACCGACATACTCATCTACGGACCCCTGGGAATAGGGTGGCTGAAGCCGGAAGGTCTTTTCGGGATGACCGCACTCGATTCCCTCTCCCACAGCGTCTTCTGGACCCTTTTCGTCAACGGCGGCCTTTACGTGGGGATTCCCCTGGTGACCGAGCAGCGTAGCGAGGAGCGCCGGATCGCCGAGGAGTTCGTCGGGGCTCTCGTAATGGAGACCGCAAGGCCCCTTTCCGTCTCCAAAACTTTCGTCATCGACCTTCCCGACAAGATCGAGCGCGTAAGAAAGCTGCTGCTTCAGTACCTCCCGCCGGAAAACTGCCGCGCCATCATCGACTCCTGCATCAAGAAAAGCGGCATAGCGGCCAGGGAGTCGCTTGCCGTGCCTGATCTTGTCCAGTTTTACGACATGGTCGAGACGAATCTCTCCGGCGCGATAGGGGCGGCCAGCGCCCACCGGGCCTTTGAAATGGCCAACCTCCTCACCCCTTCCGAGAGGGAGATTCTCTCCCGCGCCTACGGCGACATCCTCGCGGACCTGAAACTGACTCCGCAGGAGCTTCGCGCGAAGGTGGATTACTACCGCGACCGCGAAATGCTCCTCAAGCGCACCGGCGCGGAGCTTGAACTGAAGGTCGCCGAGCGCGACAGGGAGATAACCGAAAGAAAGCGCGTCGAAGAGACCCTTCGCGCCAGCGAGCAGAGGCAGAGCCTGCTCCTCGAAAGCTCCCCGGAGCCTATTTTCAGCTACGACGCAAACCGCATCGTGACCTTCGTGAACGACGCCTTTGAAAACCTCTTCGGCTGGTCGAGGGAGGAAGTCCTCGGACAGCCTCTCGACTTCTTCATTCCCGAATCGGAAAAGGAAAAAACCGACGAGGCGATAAAAAAACTTGAAAAAGGCGAGACGGTGCTTGGCTTCGAGACCTTCCGCCTGACCAAAAGCGGCGACCTTCTCGAAGTCCAGATAAGCGCCTCCCCTTTCTTCGACAACGAGCGGCGCTGGGCCGGCAGCATCGTCTTCATCCGCGACGTAACCGGCCAGAAGCGCGCGGAGGAGATGCTCCGGCTGCTGGCCGCCGCCGTTCAGCACTCCGCCGAGGCGGTCCTCATCTCCGACGCCACCGGAAAGATCATTTACGGCAACGCCGCCTTCGAGGAGATGTCCGGCTACGGCTGGTCCAGCCTCGACAACATCCAGTCCTTCCTGAATTTTGAAGCCGAGCCGGACAAGGGCGAGGAGCTCCGTTCCGCGCTGGTCTGGCAGCGGGTCTGGAAGGGAAGCAGCATCATCGAGAACAAGGACGGGACGCAGAGGATAGTAGAGGTCACGATCTCCCCCATTCAGGTCGAGGGCAAGGGCGTATCGAATTTTGTCGCCATCTGCCGCGACGTGACCGCCGAACGCCGCCTTGAAGAGCACCTCCAGCGCCGCCAGAAGCTGGACGCCATCGGCACTCTGGCGGGCGGAATAGCACATGATTTCAACAACATACTCCAGCCGATGATCGGGTTTACCGAGATGGCGCTGGGCCGCGTGAAGCAGGATCCGGTGACGGTGGAATACCTCGAGCGCGTTCTTTCGACCGCCGAGCGCGCGCGTTCGCTGATACGGCAGATTCTGGCCTTCGCGAGGCCCGGAGAGGGAAGACGCGAGCCCGTGCACGTCATTCCGGTGCTTGAGGATATCTATAAATTTCTCCGCGCCTCCCTGCCAACCACCCTCGAAATACGCCTGGGCGTCGAAACTAAATCCGACGTGGTGCTGGCCGACGAGACGAACCTCCACCAGATGATAATCAACCTCTGCACCAACGCCGCCCACGCAATGGAGGGTAGAAACGGGATTATGACCCTGTCTCTCAGCGATTTTACGGTGGATTCGGCCATGATCGCCTCCCACCCCGATTTGAAGGAGGGCGAGTACCTGCTCGTAGCCGTCTCCGACACCGGTACGGGGATGTCGAAGGAGATTATGGCCCACATCTTCGAGCCTTTCTTCACCACAAAGGAGAAGAGCAAGGGTACGGGGCTCGGCCTCTCGGTCGTCCACGGCATCGTAAAAGAGCTTGGCGGGGCCATTTCGGTCTACAGCGAAGAGGGGAAGGGCTCGACCTTCAAGATCTTCATCCCGAAGACGAAAGAAGCCGTAAAAGCAGTGGAAAAAACTCCCCAGAAACCCCTTCTCGGCAGCGAGCGCATACTCTTCGTGGACGACGAGGCCGACATAAGGGACCTTGTCAAGCTGACCCTCGAAGGGCTGGGCTACCACATCGACGTAGCCAAAAACGGCCTCGATGCGCTGGAAAAGCTGAAGGCCGACATCTCCTTCTACGACGCCGTAATCACGGATTACACCATGCCCGGCATGACGGGGCTGGCGCTGACCCACGAGATAAAGGGACTTCGGCCCTCTCTTCCCGTAATTCTCTGCACCGGCTACAACGAGTCGCATCCCGGCAGCAAGCTGCCCGGCCTGGAGATCGACGGCTTCCTCTCCAAGCCCTTCACCCTTCGCGAACTGAGCTCGATGATACGCAGCATCTTCGACAAGAAAAAAGAAACGGCTAATCCTGGTGTTCCCCGATAGAAAAAATCCCGGGCCGCATGGCGGACACTCTGCGCTTTACCTCGCGCTGGCCCTGGCGCTGGCGGTCGCGGTGCTTTATTTTCCCTCCCTGAAGTTCGACTTCATCAACATCGACGACCCCGAGTACGTGACTCAAAACGAGACGGTGATAAGCGGACTTGCCTGGACCGGGGTGAAAGCCGCCTCGACTAAAATCATCGAAAACTACTGGATTCCCCTAACGTGGTTCTCCCTGATGCTGGATTCCCAAGCCTTCGGGACAGACGCCAGCGGTTTCCACTTCACGAACGTCCTGCTCCACACGGTTAATTCCCTTCTTCTCTTCGTCTTCCTTCACAGGGCGACCGGGTCGGCATGGAAGAGCTTTTTCGCGGCGTCGCTTTGGGCTCTCCATCCCCTGCGAGTCGAATCCGTGGTGTGGATCACCTCAAGGAAGGACGTTTTGTCGGGGGTCTTCTTTTTTTGCTGCCTGCTTTTCTATTCCGAATATGCAAAATCAAGGCGGGCCTCCTGGTATTTAGCGTCGCTGGCGGCGATGCTGGCGGGACTGGCCTCGAAGCCGGTTCTGGTCGTCGTTCCCCTTGTCTTGTTGAGCGTGGACCTCTGGCCCCTCAAGAGGTTCTGCGAAAAACCGGCTTTTGGAGAGGTGAAGAGGATCACGGTCGAGAAAATTCCCTTCTTCGCGCTTTCGGCGATTTTTTCAGCGGTGACGCTCTACACCCAGAAGTCCTCCCTCAAACCTCTGGCGCTTACGCCTCTTTCGTCAAGGCTCGCGGGTTTCGCCGCTTCCTACCTCCGCTATCTCGGAAAAACCCTCTGGCCCTCCGGCCTGGCGCTTGAATCCAGCGAATCCGCCGTTCCCTTTGCGTTACCAGCCGCGCTGGCGGCGGGGCTTCTTCTGGCGGCGACGCTCTTCTTCTGGCGAGCCCGCAAGGTCTCGGCCGCCATCCCCGCCGGTTGGCTGTGGTACCTTGCGGCCCTTCTTCCGGTGAGCGGCATAGTGTCGGTGGGGGTGAACAATTTCGCCGACCGCTTCACCTACCTTCCCCTCGCCGGGATTGCAATAATGGCGGTCTGGGGAATCGACGCGGCAATCGGCGAAAGAGAAACCGTCCGGCGCGCGGCGTCTCTCGCCTGTCTTTTTCTGGCGCTGGCCCTCTCGACGGCGACCGCCGGATACATGCGCTTCTGGAAAGACTCCGTCACTCTCGGCAGGCATTTAGTCAGCGTCAATGACAGCGCCTGGTCCGAAAGGGTGCTCGCCAGCGCCCTGTCTGACAACGGGAACCATGAAGAAGCGCTGGCGCTCTTCGCAAAATCTCTGGAAAAAAATCCTTCGGACCCCCTGACTTACCGGAACCTGGGAATACTTTACTCGGGGACAAGGCGCTATCAGGAAGCGCTCGAAGCTTTTGAAAAATACCTCTCCCTCTCCCCCGGAAGCGTAGACGCGCGCTTCAATATCGCCGCAAGCGCCATGGAACTCGGGCTTTACGGCCTCGCGCAGGAGCACCTCGATAAGGGCCTCAGGGTCGAGCCGGAGAACTGGCGGCTTGTCTTCAACATGGGGCTGGTCTTCGGCGCGACGGGCAGGCTGGAGGAGGCGCATGAATACCTGACAAGAGCCGACCGGCTTCATCCCCGCGACGCCGGAATTCTGAACGGCCTCGGAACAGTGCTCGCCAGGAAAAAGCGCTTTGAAGAGGCTGCTTTCCATTTCGGACGGGCACTGGCGCTTGACCCTTTAAATTCCGAGGCGAAATTCAACCTCGCCCTGTCTCTCTACGAATCCGGGCAGCTTGAAAAAGCCGGTTCCCACTTCAAAAAAATAATCGAGCTCGAACCGGGTAACGCGGGGGCGCATTTTTACTACGGGCTGATCCTCAAAAAGACCGGCCGGAAAGAAGAAGCGGCGCGCCAGCAAAAAGAGGTGCTGAGGCTGTCGCCCGGCAACGAGGCCGCCCTGAAAGAGCTGGGCGGGACGGAAAGTTGACCTTGGACGGCGGCAACAAAAACAACGGCGGGAACGGGAGAAAAACACTCGAACTGCTTTCGCCCGCCGGAAATCTGGAAACCGGGCTGGAGGCGGTGAACCACGGGGCGGACGCCATCTACATCGGCGGACCCTCGTTCGGAGCAAGGGGAGCGGCCGCGAACCCCGTTGCGGACATCGAAGCCCTCTGCTCCTACGCGCACCGGTATTTCGCGAAGGTCTACGTGGCGCTGAACACCATCCTTCGCGACGAGGAACTCCCCGTGGCGGAGCGGGTGATACGGGAGGTTTACGAGGCCGGGGCCGACGCGCTGATAATACAGGACGCCGGACTTCTCGAACTCGACCTTCCTCCCATCGCCCTCCACGCGAGCACCCAGATGGACAACCGCACACCCCAAAAGGTGCGGTTTCTGGAGGACGCGGGGTTTTCGCAGGTGGTGCTGGCGAGGGAGCTGTCCCTCGGGCAGATCCGCGAAATAGCCTCTGAAACCTCGGTAAAACTTGAGTGTTTCGTCCACGGGGCGCTTTGCGTGAGTTTCAGCGGCCAGTGTTACCTCAGCTTCGCGCAGACCGGGCGGAGCGCCAACCGCGGAGAGTGCGCCCAGCTCTGCCGCCTCCCCTTCACCCTCCTCGGCCCCGGCGGAAAAATAATCTGCAAAGACCGCCATCTCCTCAGCCTCAGGGACCTTAACCGGAGCGGCAACCTTCGCGAACTAATCGACGCCGGGGTCAGTTCCTTCAAGATCGAGGGCAGGCTTAAGGAAATTTCCTACGTGAAGAACGTCACCGCCCACTACCGGCGGCTGCTGGACGAGATTCTGCTCGAAAAATCCGGCTATTCGCCTTCCTCCTCGGGCAAGTCCCGCTTCTTTTTCGAGCCGAACCCCGCGAAATCTTTTAACCGTGGGATGACGGAGTACTTTCTTCACGGGCGAAGCCGCGAGATAACCTCGTTTTTCACACCCAAGTCGGTCGGGGAATCCGCCGGAAAGGTTACTGCGGTAGCGCGGGACTATCTTGAGACCGACGCGACTTTGGAAATACACAACGGCGACGGCCTCTGCTTCTTCACTCCCGGCGGCGAGCTTGTAGGGTTCCGGGTCAACCGCGCGGAAGGGAGCCGCCTTTACCCGGCGGAGAGCGTAAAAGAACTGGCCGCAGGGACGGAGCTTTACCGCAACCGGGATCAGGAGTTTGAAAAGGCGCTTGAGAAGAAGTCGGCGGAGAGAAAGATAGGGGTGAAACTGTTTTTCGGGGAAACTCCCGAGGGGTTTTCCCTTCGCCTCACGGACGAGGACGGGACAAGCGCCGAGGCGGCGGTGAAAACGGAAAGGACCCCGGCGGTGGACCCAAAAAAGGCGCTGGCGACGGCGCGGACCCAGCTTTCAAGGCTCGGAAACACCCTCTTCGAGGCCGAAGAGGTAGAAATAGAAGGTGCCGGAAGGTGTTTTATCCCCGTCTCGGTCTTGAACGGCCTTCGCCGGGAAGGAGTGGCGGCTTTGGAAGAAGCAAGGGCGAAGGCCTATAAGCGCCCGGAAAGAGCGCTGGAGAAAGACCCGCCGCCGCGTTACCCGGTCGCTTCCCTCACTTACCTCGGCAACGTCTGCAACAAAAGAGCCAGGGATTTCTACGCCCGCCACGGCGTAACCGGCATCGACGAGGGCTACGAGTGGCGCG containing:
- a CDS encoding U32 family peptidase, with translation MDGGNKNNGGNGRKTLELLSPAGNLETGLEAVNHGADAIYIGGPSFGARGAAANPVADIEALCSYAHRYFAKVYVALNTILRDEELPVAERVIREVYEAGADALIIQDAGLLELDLPPIALHASTQMDNRTPQKVRFLEDAGFSQVVLARELSLGQIREIASETSVKLECFVHGALCVSFSGQCYLSFAQTGRSANRGECAQLCRLPFTLLGPGGKIICKDRHLLSLRDLNRSGNLRELIDAGVSSFKIEGRLKEISYVKNVTAHYRRLLDEILLEKSGYSPSSSGKSRFFFEPNPAKSFNRGMTEYFLHGRSREITSFFTPKSVGESAGKVTAVARDYLETDATLEIHNGDGLCFFTPGGELVGFRVNRAEGSRLYPAESVKELAAGTELYRNRDQEFEKALEKKSAERKIGVKLFFGETPEGFSLRLTDEDGTSAEAAVKTERTPAVDPKKALATARTQLSRLGNTLFEAEEVEIEGAGRCFIPVSVLNGLRREGVAALEEARAKAYKRPERALEKDPPPRYPVASLTYLGNVCNKRARDFYARHGVTGIDEGYEWRAETGEVPLMFTKHCLRYSFGLCPKEKEGEKPEPLTLMMGQTPLTLRFDCKNCEMQVVGKLKSRP